GTCCGTGGCGATTCGACTGGTGGCGCGACGGCCGCCGGGCAGGGACCCGGAAGTGGGGCGCGGCTCAACCGGATCCCCCAGGCGATCCGTCCAGCGCTGCTGCTCACCCTGCTGCTCGGCGGGTTCGCCTACCAGTTCCAGATCACCGGCCCGTTGATGGTCGTCACCGTCCTGCACGACGACTCCGTCACCTACGGGTTGATCGGCATGTGCACCGCAGTTGGCGCGATCGTCGGTAGCATCATCTCGGCCCGCCGTTCCACGCCCACCACCGGTGAGTACGTGACCTGGGCAACGGCCTTCGGCATCGTGGCCCTGTTCGCCGCGATGGCCACCAGTTCCGTCTGGTTCGGTGCCGCGATGGCCGGCGTTGGTATGGCGCTGTCCCTGTTCACCACGACCGTCGTTGTTTTTATTCAGCACCGCGCCAGCGACAGCGAGCAGGGACCGGCGCTGGCTGCCTACAACGCCGCGTACATGGGATTCATCCCCCTCGGGGCCGTCGTTGTCGGTGCTACCGCCGAGTACTTCGGTGTCCGCTGGGGCATCGCGCTGCCGTCGGTCGCGCTCCTGGTCGCCGCCGGATACGCGGCGATCAGACTGCGGACGACACCGGCTATCGGACCTGAGGAAGAGCCGGAAGTGAGCACCGATCCGTTCGCCCGTAACGCCCAAGGAGCATCATGACCCTGATCCGCTTACCACCCAGCCGCGTGCCGGGGGCTGGGAGCGTCGGGTTCTCGTGCGAAGTACGTCATATTCGGTGGTCATCGATGAATGGCGTCGCTCCTGCCCAGGTGGCGTCGGCCGGAATTGGGGGACCGCACATTCGACGGGATTGCGGAGTGTCTACCTGCCACATTCGCTCCGTGACCGCCGGCCGACCATCCTGGTCCCGCAGCCGCTGAGGCAAAGAACGAGGGGGACGTAGATGTATCGCACCATCCGCCGGATCGGGATCGCGCTCGCCGTCACGGTCGGGCTCGTCGTCGGGTCCGGTGCCGCCGCGCAGGCGAACACCAACCCGGTCACGCCGCAGTCGCTCTGCGGGCTCGGCTACACCGTCCAGGACCAGGACCCGATCCACCACGGGCAGACCGGCGAGCTGCTCGGCACCGTCTACCTGATGTACAACCCGATCGTCGGGTACGGCTGCACGGTCACCATCAAGTCCGCGTACGCCGGCTCGCTGACCCGTACCCAGGTCTACCTCGCCGCGCAGTACCTGCCCACCCAGATCGACGACGGCAACCGGCTGTGGGCGGCCGGCCCGACCCGGGCGTACGTCAAGGGCGGCTGCACCATCTGGGGTGGCCTCATGGAGGACTCGACCGGCACGGTCCACTACCACGACCGGGCGAACCCGGCGATCGGTGGCATCGGCACCTGCTTCTGACGGAGCTGACCGGAGGCCCGCCGCGTCTCGCGGCGGGCCTCCCTTCTTTCGCGTTCACCCGTCCGGCCGCCGGTTTCCGGACAGAGTCGCCGACCGTCCGCCGAAGGTCAGTTCGGGGCGCAAACGTCCCGTAGCGTCTGGGCGTCCCGGTTCGTCCGGGCCTGCGCTGCGGCGTAGTCTCCCGACACCCCGCCCGACAGGATGAAGCGCATGTCTGAGAAGTCCCGCGACAGCGCCACCGTCACCTGGTAGACGGCCCCTTCGGCGGCCGTGCTCGCGCGCATCATCCCCTGGTAGGCCTGCGTCGCGGCGGCCTGCTGGCTCAGCTCGGTCGAGCCCGCCGTCCGGTAGTACCGGTCGACGACCGCTAGGGCCTCCTCGCAGCCGGCGGGGAGCAACGGTGCCAGCGACAGCGACGGCCTGGGGTTGGGTGCTCGGGACGTCGTCTCGACTGGTCGAGGGGGCGTCGCGCTCGGTTCGGGCGCCGTCGTCGAATCGGGTGGCGTCTGGACCGGCGTATCCGGCGTGGTCGCCTGGACGGAGACCGTTCCTGAGCCCGGGGCCGGATGCTCCGGGGGAGGGGTTCGGGGCCACGCGTAGGCGACGAAGGCGAGGATGGCCGCGACGACACCACTGACCGCCCCCAGCGCGGCCCAGTCCGGCTTGAGCCCAGCGGAGCCGCTCCCGGCACCGGCGCGTCTCATTCGTCGAAGGTCGATGCGCCAACCATAGACACCTCAGGCATGGTTGGCGGCGGGGCCGGCGTGAGGCCAGCCGGCGCGGCGGCGGTCCGGCTCGGTGGAGCCGGACCGTCGCGCACGGCACAGCGTCGACAGTCGACCGGAAACGCCCCGTGGCCGCTGGTCAGCGGATCGTGTAGCCGCCGTCGACCAGCAGGTCCGCGCCGTTGACCATGTCGGCGGCGTCGGAGGCCAGGTAGATCGCCGCCGCGGCGATCTCGTCGGGGTACGCGAACCGCCCGGTCGGGATCTGCTCCTTCAGCCGGTCGCCCTTGGGGCCTTCCCAGGCCTTGCGGCCGAGGTCGGTCAGCACCACGGTGGGGCTGATCGTGTTGACGGTGACGCCCCGGCCGGCCCACTCCGAGGCGAGCACCTTGGTGAGCCCGACCAGGCCGAACTTGGAGGCGCAGTACGCGGCGTGCGCGTGCAGGGCGACGGTCGCCGCCTGGGAGGCCAGGTTGATCACCTTGCCGCGTCCCTGGTCGAGCATGATCCGGCCGACCTTCTGGGTCAGCAGGAACGCGCCGGTCAGGTTCACCGCCAGGGTGGTGTTCCACGCCGCCATCGACAGTTCCTCGGCCGGCGCGAGCAGCGCCACACCGGCGCTGTTGACCAGCACGTCGATCCGGCCGTGCAACCGCATGACCTGGTCGACGGCGGCGGTCACGGACGCCTCGTCGGTGACGTCGCAGGAGACGGCGGTCAACTCGCCGTCCTCGGGGACGGCCCGGTCGAGGATCACCACCTTGGCGCCCTTGGCCGCGTACGCGGCGGCGATGGCCGCGCCGATGCCGGAGGCGCCGCCGGTGACCACGGCGACCTTGCCGTCGAGGGAGAAGGACAGGTCCACGGTGGTCACGCCGCCTCCTCGTACGAGCTGATGGCGGCGACCTTGGCGGCGGACGCCGAGGCCGGGTCGAAGTGGTAGCCCAGCCATTCGGACGCCAGCCGGCGGGCGAGTTCCAGGCCGATGACGCGCTCGCCGAAGCAGAGCACCTGGGCGTTGTTGCTGAGCACCGAGCGCTCGACCGAGTAACTGTCGTGGGCGGTCACCGCGCGGATGCCGGGGACCTTGTTGGCGCTGATGGCCACGCCGAGGCCGGTGCCGCAGACCAGCAGGGCCCGGTCCGCCTTGCCGTCGGCGACCAGTCGGGCCGCTGTCGTGGCGACGTGCGGGTACGCGGTGTCGTCGTCGCCGCCGACTCCGACGTCGATCACCTCGGCGACCCGGGGGTCGGCGGCGAGGTCGCGGCTGAGGGCGTCCCGGTAGCTACTGCCGGCCGAGTCGCTGCCGACCACGATCCGGAGCTTTTGCTCTGTCACTGCTGCTTTCCTTCCAGTACGGTGCCGACGGCGCGCAGGCACAGGGCCATGGAGGTGGCGCCGGCGTCAGGGGTGCCGATGCTCTTCTCGGCGAGCGGTCGCGCCCGGCCGACCTGCGGCCGGAGCTGGGCGGTGTCGGCGGCGGCGGTGGTCGCCACGTCCACTGCGGTGGCCCACGCGTCGGTGAGCGGCGAGCCGGCGGCCACGGCCGTCTCGAGCGTCTCGGTGAACGGCAGGAGGGCGTCGATCATGGTCTTGTCGCCGGGCTTCGCGCCGCCGAGCGTGGTGAGGGCGGTGTAGCCGGCGCGTACCCCGGCGGCGACCGTGGTGGCGTCGGGGCGGGAGTCGCCGACGGCGCGGCCGAGCGCGGCGAGCGCCGCGCCCCAGAGCACGCCGGACGTGCCACCGGCCTTCGCTGCCCACGCGTCACCGGCGGCCACCAGGACCCCGCCCGGTCCGTGCCCGGCCTCGGCGGCGGTGCGGGCGGCCTCGACCGCCGAGCGGGTGCCGCGGACCATGCCCCGGCCGTGGTCGCCGTCTCCGGCGACCGCGTCGATGCGGCCCAGTTCCTGCTCGGCGGCGGCGACCGTGTCGGCCATCGCGTCGAGCGCCGCGACGACGACGGCGGCCACGGCGCGGCCCTCCTCGTCCGCGCTGCCCTGGCCCACGCCGCCCGCGCTGGTGTCGGCCGTCGTGCGGCGCGGGCCGTCGACCTGGGTCAGCGCGCCCTTGCGGTACGCCGGGGTGTCCGCTGGCGCGCGCCACAGCCGCTCGAGTTCCTCGTCGAGGAAGACCAGGGTGAGGGAGCAGCCGGCCATGTCGAGGCTGGTCACCAGCTCGCCGACCTCGGGGTCGACGATGGTCCAGCCGGCGTCGCGCAGCAGCTTGGCGGCAGTGCGCCAGACCACGAACAGTTCCTCGTACTTGGTGGCGCCCAGGCCGTTGAGGATCACGCCGATGCGTCGGTCGCCGTCCGCCGGCGCCTCGGCCAGGACGCCCGCCACCAGCCGCTGGGCGAGGTCGGCGGCCCGGGGCAGCTCGGCTTCGGCGATGCCCGGCTCGCCGTGGATGCCCAGGCCGACGCCCATGGTGCCGGGGGCCACGTCGAACAGGGGCTCGGTGGCGCCCGGCATGGTGCAGCCGGCGAAGGCGACGCCGAGGGTCCGGGTGCGGTCGTTGGCGTGCCGGGCGACCCGCTCGACGTCGTCCAGGTCGTAGCCGGCCTCGGCGGCGGCCCCGGCGACCTTGAACACCACGAAGTCACCGGCGATGCCCCGGCGACGGTGGGTCTCGTCGGCGGGCGCGCTGGCGATGTCGTCGGTGACGAACACCACCCGGGTGTCGATGCCCTCGGCCTGTAGGCGCTGCTGGGCGAGGGTGAAGTTCATGACGTCGCCGGCGTAGTTGCCGGTGCTGAAGAGCAGGCCGCCGGTGTTGGCGGCGGCGCGGCCGACCTCGTACGCCTCCTGGGTCGAGGGCGACGTGAAGATGTTGCCGACCACCGCGCCGTCGGCGAAGCCCGGACCCACCACGCCACAGAAGGCGGGGTAGTGGCCGGAGCCGCCGCCGACGACCACCGCCACCTTGCCGGGCGGGGTCTCGGTCGCGCGGACCACGCCGCCGGGGACGCCGGTCACGCGGCCCGCGTAGGCGTCGAGGAACCCCGCGAGCATGTCGTCGCTGAAGCGTTCGGGGTCGTCGAAGAGCTTGGTCATCGAAGCGCCTTCTGTCGCGGTGAGGGGTACGACTTAACATTGCAGGCGTGATATCGAACGTCAAGAGGGTTGACTTCTAACATCGTCCTAACATAGCGTCCGTCACATCCAGACCAACGAGGAGTTCTCATGACGCCGGCGTTACGGCTGAGCAACATCGCCACGGGTTTCGGTGGTGTGCCTGTGCTGCGCGACATCTCCTTCGACCTGCACGCCGGTGAGCTCACCGTGCTGGCCGGGGAGAACGGGGCCGGCAAGTCGACCCTCATGAAGATCGTCACGGGGCAGTTGAAGGCCGACGCGGGCGAGGTGGTCGTGGCCGGCTCGCCGCTCGTCCAGGCCGACCCCCAGGCCGCGCGCCGGCTCGGCGTCGGCATCGTGCCGCAGGAACTGGCCCGTACCCCGACCTGGCGGTCTACGAGAACCTCTTCGTCGGCCGGGAACTGCGCACCCGCTTCGGCGCCCTGGACCGCCGCGAGATGATCAAGCAGGCCCGGGCCATGCTCGACACGTACGGCGTCGACATCGACCCGCGCCGGCGGATCGGCGACCTCTCCATCGCCCTGATCCAGCTCGTGGAGATCGCCAAGGCCACCACCTGGGGCGCCAAGGTGCTGCTGCTCGACGAGCCCACCTCGGCCATCCCCGACCGGGAGGTCGAGCGCCTGTACGAGGTCGTCCACGCCCTGAAGAAGCAGGGCGTCGCCATGCTGTACACCACCCACCGGATGGCCGAGATCCAGGAACTGGCCGACCGCGTCGTGGTGCTGCGGGACGGCCGGCTCGTCCTCCAGGCCCCGCTGGCCGACACCACCGAGGACGGCATCGTCCGGGCGATGATCGGCCGCGACCTCGACAACCTCTTCCCCGAGATCACCCCCGCCCAGGACGAGGTCGGCCTGCGGGTCACCGGGCTACGGTTGCAGCAGCAGGGCCCCACCGTCGACCTCGAGGTCCGCCGGGGGAGATCCTGGGCCTGGGCGGCCTCGTCGGCGCCGGCCGGACCGAGATCGTCGAGGCGATCTTCGGCGTCCGCCCGTCGGTGGCCGGCACCATCGAGGTGAACGGCCGGTCGGTCCGGCGCGGCAGCGTCGTCGAGGCGATCCGGGCCGGCATCGCGCACGTACCCGAGGACCGCAAGGGCGCCGGTCTCGTGCTCACCCAGTCGGTGCTCGACAACGGCAGCCTGCCCCACCTCGGCGCGTTCTCCCTCGGTGGCTGGCTGCGCGACGGTCGTCGTACCGAGGCCGTCGCGGAGGCCACCACGTCCGTCCGGCTCAAGTCGAAGGGCCTCAACCAGCTCGTCGGCAACCTCTCCGGCGGCAACCAGCAGAAGGTCGTGCTGGCCCGCTGGCTGACCCAGAACTGCTCGGTGCTGCTGCTCGACGAGCCGACCCGGGGCGTCGACGTGGGCGCCCGGGGCGAGATCTACGGCATTGTCCGCCGGCTCGCCGCGTCCGGGATCGCCGTCATCCTGGTCAGCTCCGACATGCCCGAGCTGATCGGCCTGAGCCACCGGGTGCACGTGCTGCGGGCGGGCGGCATCGCCGGCTCGCTGTCCCGCGCCGACCTCGACGCCGAGGACGTCCAAGAAAAGATCTTCCGCTTCGCCAGCGGCCAGGAAGCCGTTGTCCGCCACTGAGAAATCCGGAGTCCCGATGACCACGACCACCCCGACCGCGGGAAAGCTTCCTCCCGTGGACGCCGTACCGGAGAAGCGCCGGTTCGACCGGACCACCCTGACGAACTTCGCCATCCGCAACTCGATGGTGCTGGTGTTGCTGCTGGTCATGGCGTACTTCAGCTACCGGAGCCTGCGCTTCGCGACCCCGGAGAACGCGCTCACGATCCTCGTCTCGGCCGCGCCGTTCGCCCTCGTCGCGCTCGGCCAGACGTTCGTCATCCTCACCGGCGGCATCGACCTGTCGATCGGCAGCGTCATCGCGGCCAGCGCGATGACCTCCGCGTCGGTCGTCGTCAAGAACCCCGACTCGCTCTGGCTGGCCGTCGTCGCCGGCATCGGCGTCGGTCTGCTGCTGGGCCTGATCAACGGCCTGGTGGTGAGCCGGCTGAACGTCGCGCCGTTCGTCGCCACGCTCGGTACGCTGACCGCCGGCTCAGGGCTCGCCTACGTGATCGGCAACGGCGCGCCGATCAACGGCCTGCCCGCCTCCTACGGGAAGATCGCCAACACCGAGGTGTTCGGCATCGCGGTCCCCGTCCTCATCATGGCCGTCGGGTTCGTGGCCGCGTTCCTCGTCCTCAAGAAGACCTCCTTCGGCCTGCGCATCTACGCCGTCGGCGGCAACCGGGTCGCGGCCGAGGTCGCCGGGGTACGCACCCGGCGCATCCTGACCAGCGTCTACGTCATCAGCGGGGGCCTCGCCGGACTCTCCGGCGTGATGCTCTCCTCCCGGGTGATCTCCGGTCCGCCGAACCTCGGCGCCGGGTACGAACTGGACGCCATCGCCGCCGTGGTCATCGGCGGAGCGAGCCTGCTCGGCGGGCGCGGCTCCGTCTGGGGCACCCTCCTCGGCCTGCTGCTCATCCAGACCCTCAACAACGGCCTGGACATCCTGATCGTCCCCGCGTACTGGCAGGCGGTCATCAGCGGTGTGCTCATCGTCGCCGCCGTCGCGGTCGACGTGTGGGCCACGAAACGCCGCACCAGCTAGTCCCCGCACCACCACCATCACCGAAAGGCAATACCGATGAAGATGTCCGTCCTTCGCCGCGTCGGCATCGCCGCGGTACCACTCGCCCTGCTCGCCACCACCGCCTGCGGCGCCGGCGACCCGGCCGCCCAGGGCGGCGACGGCGAGAAGCAGCTCCGCGTCGGCGTCACCGTCTACGACATGTCCTCCTTCATCAGCCAGGGCCAGGAGGGCATGAACGCCTACGCCAAGGCCAACAACATCCAGTTGCTCTGGAACTCGGCCGGCGGTGACGTGTCCACCCAGGCCAGCCAGGTGGACCAGCTCATCAACCAGAAGGTCGACGCGATCATCATCGTCCCGGTGCAGGCCGACTCCCTCGGCCCGCAGATGGCCGCGGCGAAGGCCGCCGACATCCCGGTGATCGCGGTCAACACCGCGCTGGCCGCCGGCGACGCCCTCACCTCCGCAGTGCTCCCCGACGACGTGGCCGCCGGGGCGCAGGAGATGGAGATGATGGCCAAGAAGCTGAACGGCAAGGGCAACATCGTGATCCTGCAGGGGCCACTCGGCTCCTCGCCCGAGCTGGACCGCACCAAGGGCATCGAGCAGACCCTGGCCAAGTACCCGGACATCAAGGTCCTGGCCAAGGACACCGCCAACTGGAAGCGCGACGAGGCGGTCAACAAGACGAAGAACTGGCTGTCCAGCTTCGGTGACCAGCTCGACGGCATCGTGTCCGAGAACGACGACATGGGTCTGGGTGCCGTGCAGGCCCTCGCCGAGGCCGGCAAGCAGCTTCCGGTGGTCGGCATCGACGGCATCCAGGACGGACTCGACGCGGTCAAGAACGGCACCTTCATCGGCTCGTCCCTCCAGCACGGTCGGGTCGAGATGTCGGCCGGCCTGGCCGTCGCCCAGAAGGTGGCCAACGGCGAGACCGTCGAGAAGAAGTACACCTACACGATGCCGGCGATCACCCCGGAGAACGTCGACAAGTACTACGCCAACGTGGTCAGCGAGAAGGACGCGTTCCTCCAGCGCCTGCCCGAGCTGATCGCCAAGAACCTGGCCTCCGGCGACATCGCCAACGAAGAGTAGTCCGATGGAGGTGGCCCGCGACGCGGGCCACCTCCACCGTTACGATCTATCTCCGATCGATGGAGGAGTCACCGGGATGGCAGAGCCGGCGGAGAACCGCGTCGGGCGGGACGCACGGCAGAGCGGCATCACCGAGATGGTCATGTCGGCCGGCTCCGTACGGATCGAGGAACTCGCCGAGGCCTTCGGCGTCAGCGTGATGACGGTGCACCGCGACCTCGACGCGCTCGCCGCCCAGGGGCTGCTCCGCAAGACCCGCGGCATGGCCACCGCCCTGGCCAGCACCCTGTCGGAGTCCAGCACCGAGTACCGTACCCGGCTCAACGCGAGCGAGAAGGTCGCGCTCGCCACCGTCGCCCTCGGCATGATCGAGCCCGGGCAGTCGATCATCCTCGACGACTCCACCACCGGCCTGCACCTGGCCGCCCAGCTCTACCAGCGGCAGCCGCTGACCGTCATCACGAACTTCCAGCCCGTGATGGACGCCGTGGTCACCCAACCGGAACTGGCCCTGCTGGCCCTCGGCGGCCAGTACTACCCGTGGTGCCGGGCGTTCATGGGCTCGGTGACCCTCGGCGCGTTACGCAACCTCCGCGCGGACGTGTTCTTCATGTCCACCTCCGCCGTCACCGACGGCATCTGCTTCCACCAGCACCACGACACCGTCCTGGTGAAGCGGGCGATGTTCGAGGCCGCCCGCACCCGGATCGCCTACGTCGACCACTCGAAGTTCGAACGACGCGCCCTGCACGCGCTGGGCCCGCTCAGCGAGTTCGACACGGTCATCGTCGACGCGAAGACCGCCGGCGAACACGTGCAGGCCCTCCGCCGCGACGGCGCGAACGTCGTCGTCGCCCCGGAGGGCACCACCGCCCCGGACTCCTCCGAAGCCTGAATCGCAGGTCAATGGCACCATGATGGCGTGACCGTACCGGTGATCGTCGCCCTCGACTGCTCCACCTCGGCGTGCAAGGCGGTCGTGTTCGACCTCTCCGGGGAGACCGTCTGCGAGTCCCGGCGCTACGTCACCACCACCTCGCCCCGCCCCGGCTGGTACGAACAGGACGCCACCCAGTGGGCAGAGGGCCTCGCCGACGCCCTCACCTCGGTCGCCGACCTGCTGCCCCCCAGCCACCGGCCCCTCGCGCTCGGCATCACCCACCAGCGCGAGACGTTCGTCTGCGTGGACCGTGACCACCACCCGATCCGCCCGGCGATCCTGTGGCTGGACAACCGTGCCGAGGAGCAGGTGGCTCGCCTCGGTGGCGACGCCGTGCAGGCGGCCACCGGCAAGCCGCGGTCCACCCTGCCGTCGCTCTACAAGCTGGCCTGGCTCGCCGAACACGAGCCGGACACGCTGCGCCGTACCCACCAGGTGCTCGACGTGCACGCGTACGTCTCGCACTATCTCACCGGCGTCGCGGTCACCTCCTGGGCCAGCGCCGACTCCACCGCCCTGGTCGACCTCGCCACCCGGGACTGGTCACCGGAGTTGCTGCGCGCCGCCGGCCTGACCCGACAGCAGGTCCCCGAGCTGGCGGCCCCCGGCGACCGGATCGGTGGGCTACGGCCCGAGGTGGCCCGGCGCACCGGCCTGCCCGTGGGCCTGCCGGTCGTCGCGGGCGCCGGCGACGGGCAGTGCGCCGGCATCGGGGTGGGCGGGCTGGCGCCGGGTACGGCGTACCTGAACCTCGGCACCAGCTTCTCGCTCGGGGCGTTCGTGCCGGGGCGTCCCACCTACCCCGGGCTACGCACGATGGCGGCGCCAGTGCCGGGCCACTCAGCCGTGGAGACCCTGCAACCGGTCGGCGGGATGACGCTGGACTGGGCGCGCGACCTGTTGTCCGCACCGGACCGCAGCGCCGTCGAGGCGGCCGCCGCCGAGGTGCCGCCCGGGGCCGGCGGGCTGCTCTTCCTGCCCTACCTCGGCGGTCGCGAGACCCCTGTGCACCGGTCGGACGTACGGGGCGCGGTGCTCGGCCTGGGTGGGCGACACGGCGCGGCCGAACTGCTCCGGGCCGTCGTCGAGGGACTCGCCCACGATCAACGCGACTGCCTCGACCTGCTGCGGCAGGCGACCGGCGCGGACCTCCGGCGCGTCATCGTTACCGGCGGCTTCGCCCAGTCCGCCCTGGTCGTCCGGATCTTCTCCGACGTGCTCGGCGTGCCCACCGCCGTCGCGCCCGAGCGGGAGGGCACCGCCCTCGGCGCGGCCGTCGTCGCCGCCGCGGCCGGTCCCGACGCACCGTACGCCGACGTGCCGACGGCCGCGCGGCACATGACCCGGCCGGCCGCCACGGTGGCCGTCGACGCCCACGCCGCCGAGTACCACGAGGCCGTCCGCCCGCTCCGGGCCGGCGTACTGGCCGGCTTCGACGCGACCGAGCACGCCCTGACCGCGCTGCGCCACCTCTGAGGATGCGCCAGGCTCCGCCCCGACGACGCCCGGGCAGCCGTCAACGCCCGGGAAGCGCACTCGCAGTACAACCTGACGCCATCCCGGCCTGGACGCGCAGAGTGACCATGGGTGGCTCGCGCCTACCTAATCGCGTTTCTCGGCGCGCTGGGTGCGCCCTAGACTGCGCCGGTGCGTGAGGTATCGGGGGACTTCGAGATCCACATCACGGCCAATGCCTACGACGCCGAGAGGCTGTCCGCGTTCGCCGCTCAGCGTGGTCTGAAGTTCGTCCACATCGTGCTCGACCGTGGTGCGTACGCCTCGCAACCGATGCTCACCCTGACCGGGCGGGGCACCCTGACCGAACAGCACACCACGGTGCAGCGTTGGCAGCGCGAACTGGGCGAGGCGTGCATCCACCCCTGTCGTTCGAAGATCGAGGCGGCGCCGTGGTGCGTCGGCGTACCGCAGTCGGACGAGGAGTCGGCGGTCGAGCCGGCGGGTCGGTACTTCGAGCACCACGTCAAGCTGTTGTTGCCCAGCCCGAGGGTGGTGGACCGGGTGGCCCTCGCCGAGCTGGTCGAGGCGTACGGGGCGCGACTGTCGCGTAACGCGCGGCGGGAGCGGGCCGACGGCGCGCAGGAACGGTTCGTCACCCAGCGTTGCCACGGTGTCGGGCTCGCCACGGCCCGGCGGCGACTGGACGAGCTGGTCAGGGCGCTTCGGGCCGCCGGCCACGACATCATCACGGTGGAGCAGGAGTACGTGGTGTTCGACAGCGCCGTCCACCACGACCAGGGCTGGCTGGATTCATCCGCGGCGAAGGCCAACATCGGGACACGGGACCACGAGCACCGGAGGCGTCCGGCGGCGGCTGGCTCCCGGGGCTACCCGCCGACCTATCAGGCATTGCCGGACAGCCCGATCGTCCGCCAGTGGGCGGCGTTCGATCCTGCTCTCAAGCAGTACGGCAACGCCTACCGCGCGGGGGAGCCCGACTTCCTCGTGGCGGCCACCGGGCGGCGGTGGCGCCACGCCCGCCGCGCCGTCATGAACCGGGTCCTGGCGGCCGTCGGGGCGACGACCTGGGGGCAGCATCTGGTCCTGCGTGGCAGCGTGACCA
The nucleotide sequence above comes from Micromonospora pallida. Encoded proteins:
- a CDS encoding nucleotidyl transferase AbiEii/AbiGii toxin family protein, which encodes MREVSGDFEIHITANAYDAERLSAFAAQRGLKFVHIVLDRGAYASQPMLTLTGRGTLTEQHTTVQRWQRELGEACIHPCRSKIEAAPWCVGVPQSDEESAVEPAGRYFEHHVKLLLPSPRVVDRVALAELVEAYGARLSRNARRERADGAQERFVTQRCHGVGLATARRRLDELVRALRAAGHDIITVEQEYVVFDSAVHHDQGWLDSSAAKANIGTRDHEHRRRPAAAGSRGYPPTYQALPDSPIVRQWAAFDPALKQYGNAYRAGEPDFLVAATGRRWRHARRAVMNRVLAAVGATTWGQHLVLRGSVTMLAWVGDAAREPGDLDFVVTPHTVSSDSADARMLLDDVKTAIRAIPDAGLLPDRISESAIWTYERADGRRLVVPFTAPDAPDGHVQIDIVFGEQLPLPPELLVLPYVDGLVRAAPASLSLAWKLLWLATDMYPQGKDLYDAVLLAEHTTVDRALVRGLMRPELGAEADGFTAETVLSWQVDWTNFADEYPAVTGTAEQWTRRLALALDRAWT